CTAGTCCTCCCCAGGTTGGTAGCTTGCACTGTGATGTGGATGCCTGGTTCTAAGAGTTTATGGAGATAATTGGAAACAAGTACCTACCAGGGCAAGAAATCTTAGCTTCAAGTCAGAAAGTAAACCTTAAATCTTATCAAACTTTTGGTATATgagttttaaatatctttatgtggcttttaaaatagaaaaatctgtaatTCCAAGTGGAAAATTCAAAATGTCCCTTGATCTAGGTCAGCTAAGTCACCAACTCAAGGAAATCATATGTGTCTCTTAGAAAAGTTTTTGCCTTTGAATTGAAGTATGAATGTTTTGCTTAGATAAATTTTACCAGAATATCTCTGTCATCAGATAACAGACTGGTATtgggaaatacattaaaaaaaataatatatttattttaattgaaggctaattactttacagtattgtggtggtttttaccatacattgacatgaatcagccatgggcgtaCAGTGTCCCctatcctgaagccccctcccacctccctccccaccccatccctctgggttgtcccagagcactagctttgggtgtcctgcttcatgcattgacttgcactggtcatctgtttcacatatggtaatatgcatgtttcattGCTGTTCTCTCATAGCGTCCCACCCTCGTCTTGGtaaatgctttttaatacacagcaGTGTTTCTGGTACTGAGTAAGAAAGAGGGACTGTTCCCATCCAAAGCATTAGGAAGCCTCATTGCCACTAATGCTGTTTCTTGGATCTGCAGTTCTacagttttcatcaaatttggaaatttttcagtCATCATTTCCAATATTTTTCTGCCCCCTTTTCAGCAGACTCCAGTTACACACATATTAGGCCGTGTGAGATTGTCCTGCAGCTCAGTGATAACTCATTATTAAAATTCTCTTAAGTTCTTTACTGCACTGTCTAGTCTGTCATCAGTACTATTTGGTGTATTTTTTATCTGCTATATTATAATTTTCACCTACAATGCTTTATTTGAGACATTTTTACATCTTCTGATTGCTACTTAATGCTTTCAAAATAGACTACTGTTACAATTAGCTGTTTTAGTATTGTTACCTGCTAATTATCACAATGAATATCAGGTCTCAGTTGGTcctgatagattttatttttcatcattatggactattttcctgcttctttgcatgcttggtaaatttaactttttttattactattattttggaacttttatgttggagtatagccagttaacaatattgtaatggtttcaggtggacagcaaagggactcatccATACATATAGTATaagtgtccattctcccccaaacttcccccTCATACAtgctgtcacataacattgagcagagttctctctgctgtactatacagtaggacctccctgctggttatccattttaaatatagcagtgtgtacatggtgATCCtgaactccctaactatcccttccccctgcccccgaCAACTATAAGTTCTTTCTCtaaatctatgtgtctgtttctgttttgtaaatttgagccattttagattctgcatataagggatgtcgtaccatatttttccttctctgacttactctactcagtatggcaatctctagatgcatccatgttgctgcaaatgcctgGTAATTTTTGACTGGATGCCAGACACTAGAAACTGAGTATTGGGTATTTTTTAATTCCTATAGAAACTCCAGAGCATTGCTCTGGGATGCAATTATTCGGAAACTTTGATCCTTTCAGGTTTGCTGATAAGCAGGGTTTTTTAAGGCAGGACCAGAGCAGTGTTCAGTTTAGGGTTAATTGTTCGCCATTACTGAAGCAAGACCTGTGTATTCCATCCAGAGTTCCATGAGTCATGCTTCCTGATCTCACTGATGAGAGTAGGCACTATTCCCAGCTCCGTATGGGCACCAGACACTGTTTTGTCTAAATCTTTCAGATGGTTTTTTCCATACTCTTGAGCAGTCACCTCACACGCATGTTCAGTCCAGAACATAGCTGAAGACTTCACGTCGGGGGTTAGGCGGGACTTTATGAATTCCTGGGGTTCTTGCTCTGTGCAGTTCTCTGCAGCCCCTCCACCTCTAGCCGCCTTGGTCCCTCTGGACCCTCAGCTCTGTCTCAACTGGGGTGCCTTCCAGCTCCCTCATTTATTCCTCCTCCTTGCACTATAGCCCAGCTCCCAAAAAGAGTAATAAGCTTGCTAATCTCAAGGCTGACCTCATTTTCCCCTTAACTATCCTTTGTTGCGTACTATCAGTtctcaaaatcttatttttttcatgtaatttgtctttattttttattgtttcaagTGAGGTGAATCTGGTTCCTGTTAATCTCAGCTTGACCATAAGTCTGagctaatatattttttaaatttttaaaaaatttcctaatATGGAAAGTAATGACAGATTTAACTGtcataaacaaaagctctttgcgggggtggggggctcagtAACTGAAGAATGTAAAGAGGTCCTGCAGTcaaagtttgagaaccagtgGTCCAGGCCATCATTTCCCAGTGTTGTTCCTTGAGATGTTAGTGGTTCTATGAACAGTTAATTCCATGCAAGGCTTTCTTCAAGTTAAAACAGACTTCTCACCACAAGTCTCAAGACTTCAATATGCTGATGTGCACTGTGAATCTAAAGGAACATAGGTATAGACAGAGATGGCTGTAACGCTCCCTAAACTTAATTGATCATGGAAACTTtttagggattgaactcgggtctcatgcattgcaggcagattctttaacatctgagccaccagggaagcccttcagaacTAGACTTGTCAACAAATGTACCAAACCACCACAGGGGCCTGAGTGGTTTGGCCCCTGTTGGGGTGAATATCCCAAGTGGGtcgtttttaaaacaaaaatattggtATTTACGGTGCAACACTTATCACATTTGGATTAATTTGGGGCTACCCTACTGATCTACTCCCAAATGATGAAAGCAATGCCTCTCAGAACAGAGCCTACTCAAAGCcacatttccatttcttctactcCTGGAACCACTGGAACCTTTATCGTTTTGGAGTAGCTGTTTTGCCGTGGCTCccaatttaagaataaatttaattctGAATGGGGGGTGGTGGCTaaactttaaatttcaaattatcaGGTGCCTGACAACTTCATGTATTTTCCTCTTGAATATCTGTTAGCATCTGCAATACAGTTTGGGAAACCTAGTATGATGGGGAATGTTGGCTCTGTGGTAAGTTAAATTCTGATTATAGCACTGAAAAGTTTAGTGGCTTAAAAAGGCATTTTTGTTCACAGATCTGCAATTTAGTCAGGACTCAACAGGAATAACTCACTTTGCACCAGTTGGTATCCACAGGGATAGTTCAGAAAACTGGGCACTGGAATAGTCTGCAAGCTGTTGGTTGATACTGTCTGATGAGGGAGATCTTAGCTGAGGTTATGGCTGTAACACCTACATGTGGCCTCCCCACCCAAGAGTAAGCATCTCGAGAAACAGGCAGGTAGCTTTGTTGTCTTTTCTAGCCTAGCCTGGTCCATTATATGTACTGTTATAAAAATGAGTCACTAAAGTTGACCCTTACTCCAAGGGAACGGTAATTAAGACTCCCATCTTTTGATGGAGCTGCCAAAAGAATTTGTACACATTTGAAACTGCCACAGAATGAATTACATTTATTACGTAAGTCTTCTTCATAACCCTGTAtcctttattgttttaatttttacatacgactatttttggctgtgcaggctttctctaattgtggcagagcacaggctctggtattgcagcacgcaggctttcgagtccaggctcagcagttgtggcgcatgggcctAGTtgtctgaggcatgtggaatcttcccagagcagggatcaaacccatgttccctacactggcaggcaggttcttaaccactggaccatgagggaactCTGTCTCTTATTGATGAACTTCCCCAGCCTGCTGGCTCCTTTCTCACAGTGAAACCTAGCTTACGGAACATGCAGAGTGTTCAAGGCTGTGATGTCAATAATCATGAGCTCTCTTCACCTGGTACACCCTCAACTAGTCTTTTCCCACTAAGGTTATGTAAGATTAAGAGATATTCACACACTAGGCTGGTTCAATTTTATAATTACACATTACAGAACAATTTCACACCCTGCTCCTGAAAAATAAAGGGTTGAGTCTTTGATAATGAACTAAAAGTTTCtggagaaataatgaaaatatacctCATATAGTCGAATATTCCTTTTCTACCTGAGCCAGCTGAATGTGCCACAACAATGTAACATTCTTTGCTGATTTTGCAGAACTGAAACTTGCAAGATAATCACCCATTTCCAGGATTAGTAATTCACCATCTTATCAGAGGAGAGTGGGGTCTCACTAAGCCTCAGATTCTGTAGCTGTCTACAGGTAGCTATTTGTAATGATCTAGATAAATCAAaagaatttttaagtgttttgttGAACAGTGTGCTCAGCCTGGGTCAGCGTGCCTTTCTGAGAAGCTTGTTTAGAAGGGCTTCTATGGCCTCGCTGCTGGAGATTCTCCTTCTGTGGCGCCTAGGAACCTGCCTTCTCATGCCCTCAGGTGACTGGTGCAGGTTGTCTAGGAGCCGTGTTTTAGGAGGCGGCACCCAACAACAGGAGTGCGCCCACGGCGCTTGAGGGGGGCAGGCAGACAGGAGTTCTGCGCTGCTAAATGCCAGCTCTGAGGCGCTGGCGTGGTGGGCCTGTTGCCTAGCAACCCTCACTTAGGGTACACTTGCTGCTTAGAGAGCCATCTTTTCCAACAGCTGTAATGCAGAGATTAACCTGGCGAGTCAACCACGTAATGGGGCAGGTAGACGCTCTTTAACCAATAAAAATGCAGGTGGGGACCCACTGGTTAGTTTTATGCTAGCCAACATCACAGCACTCTTCCAAAAGGTTAACTGAAAGACACGGAATACCCAAATCAAGctgaagttttatttaaaatgtaaaagaaatagtTCTTGAAATACTGATGAATAAAGTGAAAAGATATAGTCCTGTCTTCCTACTAGTCAGCCAGCCTATCCAAGTACAGGGCAACATACAGTACTTCAGTACTGTAGAATTTCACAGTAGTTTAGTGTTAGATTATCTGTGCCTAGATTATGTAGATTCTCAGTGTGTGATTTTTCTCGGTTCTGCGTTTGCACCTCTACTGAGCGTGAACAAGGGCTCCTGCTCCTTGGCCGTAGCCAAATCCTTTGGGCCCAAAGTTCTTCGCATAGCATCctacaaaaagaaaagggaagaattaGTGCAAGTCCATTAAGCTTTGCTAGCACTGCTTAAGACCCATGTATCAACAAACCTCCGTAAATTATAAAAACCTGCTGGCTATGCCTTACAGTAACTATCTTAGAGCTACAAATTTAAGTCTGAGTGTTCTAGTTCCCTAGGGTTCAGCTCATGGTCCCAACTGAGTTGCAAGTTGGGAGCAGACTAGTTATATATTTGTCTATTACCTTCATATATTCATATGTTTTGCTTAAAACATTTAAGTTGAAAGAAGACTGTTGTTTATGTAGGGGGTATTTTAAATGGCCGGGAACTTAACTTACTGTGTCCTCAAGAATGTTCTGTGGTCTTCTGTCACCTGTAAACATCTCTAGATCTTTTCAAATACCCAGTGGCACTATCCCCCACCTTTTCCCCATTTTCAGAGTATTTCCCCGCCCTGGTGGTGACATTTTCTTCACTAGTAGCCAATATGGGATATTCATATGGACAGCAATAACTGAAGTTAAATTATACCTTTACAATAGATTTCACCTTCTTTCTCAGTCAGAGTTGTTGACTCGAGACTCTTCCCACACTTGGCACATCGGAAACAGTTTTTGTGCCAGGGCTGGAAGAGAAGAATGAGTAAGTTTAGGAGCTGGAAGATCAAGCCCCCATGGGTCCTGACTGCTGTGGGAGAGCCCGGACCAGAAGGCTGAAGCCAGACCCTCTGCATGGCCGGCTGCCCGCAGAGGGGCTCAGTTCTAACTTCATCCACAGCACGCGGAGCAGGCGCTGTGCCACACAAGGGCCGTTTCCCGGAGCTGTCCACAAGCGCGCCTCAAGCATAGTGCTCCCTTTAAAGACTGCCTCCTCTGTGGTTGAGAACACTGCAGCTTAAAGAGGGGAAGTGTATCAGGGGCCCTGACTGTCactgcttccttcctttttttttgtccCTTTCACCACACTGAAAAACCTGTGGAGTCCAGGTTTGTTAAAAGTCTGGCCTTATTCGTTAACACCTTCCTAAGTGCCCCCTATGAAAACAAGTTTCTGTTAAACATAGATGTGATCTGTCAAACAAGGGGATCACTTCAAAAAATTACTGATTCAGATGGAAATCTGATTAAGAAAAAGTTTAATTCAAGGCATTGACGTATAAGGTACAGCGCCTGAGTGGACCCTGAAGGGGCCTGGGGGAGGGAGCAGAGAGCAGGCAACTAACTCAGCACCTCACCTTTCCCGCTCCAATGATCTTCTCAGCAGCGTATACGGAATCCCCACATCTGGAACACTTCTCGGCACCTCCGTATTTCTGAGCAAATTTAGAAGTGTTTGGGTTTGTTGTCGGCCTGTGAGGCTGAACACTtgtggaaaggggaaaaaaggaactaGGTAAGATTTCCCTAAAGGCTCTCGGAAGCCACAAGGCAGACACAGCAGAACTCTGGGATGTAACTGCTCTACTGTCCTTGGCTGGAGGCCTCCACAGGCCAGGccagggcaaaggagaaagaaatctcAGGGGCTAGCCAGTTATTATCTTAATCTATTTATGTGCTCATTATTACCAAGTCAGACAAGGCTCCAGACTTAAGTATCTGTCCCTCTGAGTCTAAACTCATCACAATTCATGGAATCCTCAGCACTAAACCTACCACAGCACCTATGTGCACCCCACATTCATATTATTGTTCACATAACACTGGAATTAACAGCTAGCTtctccacaaaaaaaagaaaaaaaatcagtggtagTTTAGGCAGTTAAGTTTCTGCATATAGGCAGAATTATGAAAATTAAGTATGTTTTACAGATTATTTAATTCCCCAATATATTCGGGGAAAGTataaataaattactttcttcatgggaaaatatttcagaaagttttccTATTACTATGTGATCTGCctatcttttactttttctctgtATAGAGTGCTGTGTTTGTCACTAGATAAAACCTTATTTCCTTGTTCTGCAATTTCTCTCCATTCATTATATAGATGCACCTGCACACAGAACACCATTCTGGGCTCTGAACAGATTGAAAGGCTCCTCTAAAACCTTACACATGGGCTGAGCAGATAAGACAACAACAGTTAGCATTCAGCAAAGGGTAGCTAAGTGTCAGTTTTTCCACCTAGGAAAACAATCTTGTCCTAGTTATATTTTATTAAGtaacttacatatatattttaaattaaataaattaatttaaaataaacaaattaaataaataaaataaaataattcatttaaaataaatgtttattgaaaataCCACCTTTTCATAAGACAGTTTATTCAAACTTCACATGTATCATTAATATCTTCATCTCCAAGTTTCCTACATTTCCACTTACCTAAATTGTTTCATGCACAGCATTTCTTGAATCATGTTTGATGTGGCCACTGGAAATTTTATTCTAAGCAACAAATACCAATTCACAGTACTAATTCACAGGATTGAACTGTCTGTAAAtaggcatatttttaaaactccacaacccactgtataaatatatatatatatatatatatatatatatatatatatatatatatatatagttcgcCCTCTTGATCCACAAGTTGTGCATCCATAGATTGATTCAGCCTCAGActgaaaatattcaagaaaaaaattccaggaagttccaaaaagcaaaacctgaATTTACCACATAGCAGCAACCATTTACATAGCACTTACATTGTAATAGGTCTTATGAGTCATTTAGAGGTGATTTAAAAGTACCTGGGAGAGTGTGTGTAGGTGAcatgcaaatactacaccattttGTATAAGATCTGAGCATTCTTGGGTTTTGGTATCTGTAAGGGTGCTGGAACCCCCCCTGCAGATACCAAAGGATACCTGCACCTGCTTTGTGATCTTTAAAAGCTATTCACAATATCCAACACTTGTAGTTACATGTTCTCCAAGAAAAATTTCCAGATCTGCTAGGTATATTGAGAAGAACTTCATATGGATTATCTTCCACCTTCCTTCCAACAACCTCAGAAgggaaagtcgcttagtcgtgtccaactctttgcaaacccatggactgtgacccagttctgtccatgggattctccaggcaagagtactggactgggctgccgtgcccttctccaggggatcttcccgactcagggatcaaacctgggtctcccacatggcaggcagtttttttgtgtgttttttttcaccctctgagtcactagggaactAACAACCTCAGAAGGTATGGTTAATAGTTACCTTGAATGTCAGATGAGGAAACATGGGCTAATGTGTTGAATAACCTGCTGAAAGGCTAGAGCATTAGTAAATTGGTGAGCCTGAACTAAAAAAATGCAGGTCTGCCCCAGTGAAGATGTACCTGCCCCCTCAGTGTGGCCTCGTCAAGAAAGTCTCCTGGAGCTGTGTGCCCCCCACGCCTGGCGCTCTGACCACGCACCGTGAGGGCCATCCCGACCACAGCTGCTCCCAGGGGGCAGTCACTGGGAGAGGCGTCCAGAAGAGGAACCCCTGCACCTGGTCCTGCTGGGTGCGTGGCACAGGGCCAGGCTAACGCAGGGATGAGGTGAAGGCACAGATCAACACAGGCCAGCTTGGAACACTGGCCAGTTACTGGAGAATGTGAA
The sequence above is drawn from the Dama dama isolate Ldn47 chromosome 3, ASM3311817v1, whole genome shotgun sequence genome and encodes:
- the CSRP2 gene encoding cysteine and glycine-rich protein 2; the protein is MPVWGGGNKCGACGRTVYHAEEVQCDGRSFHRCCFLCMVCRKNLDSTTVAIHDEEIYCKSCYGKKYGPKGYGYGQGAGTLNMDRGERLGIKPESVQPHRPTTNPNTSKFAQKYGGAEKCSRCGDSVYAAEKIIGAGKPWHKNCFRCAKCGKSLESTTLTEKEGEIYCKGCYAKNFGPKGFGYGQGAGALVHAQ